The following proteins come from a genomic window of Fontisubflavum oceani:
- the rpsR gene encoding 30S ribosomal protein S18: protein MAAKPFFRRRKSDPFEGDNAPKIDYKDTRLLQRYISERGKIVPSRITAVGAKNQRKLAQAIKRARFLALLPYAVK, encoded by the coding sequence ATGGCTGCAAAACCGTTTTTCCGCCGTCGCAAATCCGACCCGTTTGAGGGCGATAACGCGCCGAAGATCGACTACAAAGACACCCGCCTTCTGCAACGCTACATCTCTGAGCGTGGCAAGATCGTGCCGTCGCGGATCACCGCCGTCGGTGCCAAGAACCAGCGCAAACTGGCCCAGGCCATCAAACGCGCGCGGTTCCTGGCCCTCCTGCCCTACGCCGTGAAATAA
- the rplI gene encoding 50S ribosomal protein L9: MDVILLERVAKLGQMGDVVSVKQGYARNYLLPQKKALRANEANLKAFEAQKVQLETQNLETKAEADKMGEKLAGQQFVVIRSASDAGALYGSVTTRDAAEAATADGFTIDRKQVALARPIKELGLHTVHVVLHPEVEVDITLNVARSTEEAELQASGKSIQELAAEEEAAAEFEIAELFDDIGAAQLDELEEAPPRVLKRPWQTRPLRKTATKPPDPIGHPKSKTAP; encoded by the coding sequence ATGGACGTTATCCTTCTAGAACGTGTGGCAAAACTCGGTCAGATGGGCGATGTGGTCTCTGTGAAGCAGGGCTATGCGCGCAACTACCTCTTGCCGCAGAAAAAGGCCCTTCGCGCCAATGAAGCGAATCTGAAAGCCTTCGAGGCTCAGAAAGTTCAGCTTGAGACGCAGAACCTCGAAACCAAGGCCGAAGCCGACAAGATGGGCGAAAAGCTCGCCGGTCAGCAGTTTGTCGTGATCCGCTCGGCCTCTGACGCCGGCGCGCTTTACGGCTCTGTCACCACCCGCGACGCGGCCGAAGCCGCCACGGCAGATGGCTTCACGATTGACCGCAAACAGGTGGCACTGGCCCGCCCGATCAAAGAGCTGGGCCTGCACACCGTGCATGTGGTCCTGCACCCTGAGGTCGAGGTGGACATCACTCTGAACGTGGCCCGCTCGACCGAAGAGGCCGAGTTGCAAGCCTCGGGCAAATCGATCCAGGAACTGGCCGCCGAAGAAGAAGCGGCTGCCGAGTTCGAGATCGCGGAACTCTTCGACGATATCGGTGCTGCACAGCTCGATGAGTTGGAAGAAGCCCCGCCGAGAGTGCTGAAGAGACCTTGGCAGACGAGGCCACTGAGGAAGACGGCGACGAAACCGCCTGATCCTATCGGTCACCCGAAATCGAAAACCGCGCCCTGA